One part of the Streptomyces ferrugineus genome encodes these proteins:
- a CDS encoding PadR family transcriptional regulator, which yields MSIGHTLLGLLESGPRHGYDLKRAFDEKFGHDRPLHYGQVYSTMSRLLKNGLVEVEGIEPGGGPERKRYAITDAGITDVQQWLATPEKPEPYLQSTLYTKVVLALLTRRNAADILDTQRAEHLRLMRILTDRKRKGDLADQLICDHALFHLEADLRWLELTAARLDKLAEVVTK from the coding sequence ATGTCCATTGGTCACACCCTCCTAGGGCTCCTGGAATCGGGCCCCCGTCACGGCTACGACCTCAAGCGGGCCTTCGACGAGAAGTTCGGTCACGACCGGCCGCTGCACTACGGCCAGGTCTACTCGACGATGTCCCGGCTGCTGAAGAACGGGCTCGTCGAGGTCGAAGGGATCGAGCCCGGCGGCGGTCCCGAGCGGAAGCGGTACGCCATCACGGACGCCGGGATCACCGACGTACAGCAGTGGCTCGCGACGCCCGAGAAGCCGGAGCCGTACCTCCAGTCGACCCTCTACACCAAGGTCGTCCTCGCCCTGCTCACCCGGCGCAACGCGGCCGACATCCTCGACACCCAGCGCGCCGAACACCTGCGGCTGATGCGGATCCTCACCGACCGCAAGCGCAAGGGCGACCTCGCCGACCAGCTCATCTGCGACCACGCCCTGTTCCACCTCGAGGCCGACCTGCGCTGGCTGGAACTGACCGCCGCGCGCCTCGACAAGCTGGCCGAGG